The following are from one region of the Stenotrophomonas lactitubi genome:
- a CDS encoding LLM class flavin-dependent oxidoreductase — protein MIPLSILDLAPVCEGSDTTAAFANMLELAQHADALGYRRYWLAEHHNMPGIASAATAVLIGHVAGGTKRIRVGAGGIMLPNHAPLQVAEQFGTLASLYPDRIDLGLGRAPGTDQPTARALRRYFDSADQFPQDVRELLHYFEPVQPGQAVQAVPGGGLRVPTWILGSSLFGARMAASMGLPYAFASHFAPDSMDEALAVYRREFRPSATLKQPHAMLALNVVASDSEAESRRLFTSQQQSFVNLRRGRPGKIPAPIDDIESFWEPHEKLGVERALACTVLGDPQQVADGIAAFVERHQPDELMLTANLYDHRARLRSFELAMHAWHARHAG, from the coding sequence ATGATCCCATTGTCGATCCTCGACCTGGCCCCGGTCTGCGAGGGCAGCGATACCACTGCCGCCTTCGCCAACATGCTCGAGCTGGCCCAGCATGCCGATGCGCTGGGCTACCGCCGCTATTGGTTGGCCGAACACCACAACATGCCTGGCATCGCCAGTGCCGCTACCGCGGTGCTGATCGGCCATGTCGCCGGTGGTACGAAACGCATTCGTGTCGGCGCCGGCGGCATCATGCTGCCCAACCACGCGCCGCTGCAGGTGGCCGAGCAGTTCGGCACCCTGGCCTCGCTGTACCCGGATCGCATCGACCTGGGCCTGGGTCGTGCACCGGGTACCGACCAGCCGACGGCGCGCGCCCTGCGCCGCTATTTCGACAGCGCCGACCAGTTCCCGCAGGACGTGCGCGAGCTGCTGCACTACTTCGAACCGGTGCAGCCCGGCCAAGCGGTGCAGGCGGTACCGGGTGGCGGCCTGCGGGTGCCGACCTGGATCCTCGGTTCCAGCCTGTTCGGCGCGCGCATGGCCGCCTCGATGGGCCTGCCGTACGCCTTCGCCTCGCACTTCGCGCCCGATTCCATGGACGAAGCGCTGGCGGTGTATCGCCGCGAATTCCGCCCTTCGGCCACGCTCAAGCAACCGCACGCGATGCTGGCGTTGAACGTGGTGGCCAGTGACAGCGAGGCCGAATCGCGCCGGCTGTTCACCAGCCAGCAACAGAGCTTCGTCAATCTGCGGCGCGGCCGTCCGGGCAAGATCCCGGCGCCGATCGATGACATCGAATCGTTCTGGGAACCGCACGAGAAGCTGGGCGTGGAGCGGGCGCTGGCGTGCACCGTGCTGGGTGATCCGCAGCAGGTGGCCGACGGCATTGCAGCGTTCGTTGAACGCCACCAGCCCGACGAACTGATGCTTACCGCCAACCTGTACGACCACCGCGCGCGTCTGCGCTCGTTCGAGCTGGCGATGCACGCCTGGCACGCCCGCCACGCGGGCTGA
- a CDS encoding pyridoxamine 5'-phosphate oxidase family protein gives MDQSRTEHIAQLAELIKDVEVAMFTTRGVDGRLYSRPLGTQQVAFDGDLWFATAADSPKVAEIALDPRVNVAYASPSKNTYVSVAGVARIVDDRAKVEELWSPAMKLFFPGGPDDPKLRLIRVRAETAEYWDGPGTLLGSALSFVLSAVQDEPAQLGDNGFIDLR, from the coding sequence ATGGACCAGTCCCGTACCGAACACATTGCCCAGCTGGCCGAACTGATCAAGGACGTGGAGGTGGCGATGTTCACCACCCGCGGTGTCGACGGGCGTCTCTACAGCCGCCCGCTCGGCACCCAGCAGGTCGCCTTCGATGGTGATCTGTGGTTTGCCACCGCTGCCGACAGCCCGAAGGTGGCGGAGATCGCGCTCGACCCGCGGGTCAACGTGGCCTATGCCTCACCGTCGAAGAATACGTATGTCTCGGTGGCGGGTGTGGCGCGCATTGTCGATGACCGCGCCAAGGTCGAAGAGCTTTGGTCGCCGGCGATGAAGCTGTTCTTTCCCGGTGGTCCCGATGATCCGAAATTGCGGTTGATCCGCGTGCGTGCGGAGACCGCCGAATACTGGGACGGTCCGGGCACGCTGCTGGGCTCGGCCCTTAGTTTCGTGTTGTCGGCCGTGCAGGATGAGCCGGCACAGTTGGGCGACAACGGCTTCATCGACCTGCGTTGA
- a CDS encoding exopolysaccharide biosynthesis protein, translating to MSSPPESGPGAAPPEYRNEGIRTLLAMFAFGDPAQHMKLGQILQDLQQSAFGVFLFVAILPAFIPIPGLGGAVSGPLVILIGLQMLFCMRRPWMPGFIARRGPKRGTMHRFLDRIDGALRRLDRMLKPRMPQLLTPAPAHAFSGLLLVLLGLLLSLPIPFTNYLFGFQLLLFALALLERDGALMLFNWVAAVVAIAFFGFSSGQLVGYTVELFQRWF from the coding sequence ATGAGCTCACCGCCTGAGTCCGGCCCCGGCGCTGCGCCGCCGGAGTACCGCAACGAGGGCATCCGCACCCTGCTGGCGATGTTCGCCTTCGGTGACCCCGCCCAGCACATGAAGCTGGGGCAGATCCTGCAGGACCTGCAGCAGAGTGCCTTCGGTGTGTTCCTGTTCGTCGCCATCCTGCCCGCCTTCATCCCCATCCCGGGGCTGGGCGGTGCGGTCAGCGGGCCGCTGGTGATCCTGATCGGCCTGCAGATGCTGTTCTGCATGCGCCGGCCCTGGATGCCTGGGTTCATCGCCCGTCGCGGGCCCAAGCGCGGCACCATGCACCGGTTCCTGGACCGCATCGACGGTGCCCTGCGCCGGCTCGACCGCATGCTCAAGCCGCGCATGCCACAGCTGCTGACGCCTGCCCCGGCCCACGCCTTCAGCGGCCTGCTGCTGGTGCTGCTCGGCCTGCTGCTGTCGCTGCCGATCCCGTTCACCAACTACCTGTTCGGTTTCCAGTTGCTGCTGTTCGCGCTGGCGCTGCTCGAGCGCGACGGTGCGCTGATGTTGTTCAACTGGGTGGCTGCAGTGGTGGCGATCGCGTTCTTTGGTTTCAGTTCCGGGCAACTGGTGGGTTACACCGTCGAACTGTTCCAGCGCTGGTTCTGA
- a CDS encoding hemolysin family protein, whose product MILIVFALVLLNGFFAMSEMSVMTSRKSRLKQLAGTSKRAAKALELSEKPEAFLSTVQIGITVIGVLTGFLGGEALGEAIGGWIQGLMPGFAYAGAVGKALAVTFITFITLIFGELVPKRLALTRSEDIAGLVALPMSWLAKLAFPFVWLLSKTTQLVLRLFGLGKDEVASVTEEEIRMLVAESHEAGVIDSHERDMMNRVMRLGDRTADSLMTPRNRIAWLDTLGGLDKNLEIMAEHEFSRYPVYRDNDMDVVGVLELKSLATRMARGDNALFQTLREPLYVSESTHAMKLLEIFREEQQSMALVVDEYGEIQGLVTISDLMGAVVGRLQATENADEDALVVTREDGSLLVDGSLPIEDLRELIGSNDLPDAEDGDYYTLAGMCIHFFGRIPHAGEYFDWAGWRFEVVDLDGARVDKLLLRTLSDEQADELTA is encoded by the coding sequence ATGATCCTGATTGTCTTCGCGCTCGTTCTGTTGAACGGCTTCTTTGCCATGTCCGAGATGTCGGTCATGACCTCGCGCAAGAGCCGGCTGAAGCAGCTGGCCGGCACCTCCAAGCGCGCGGCCAAGGCGCTGGAGCTGTCGGAGAAGCCGGAAGCGTTCCTGTCCACCGTACAGATCGGCATCACCGTGATCGGCGTGCTGACCGGCTTCCTCGGCGGCGAAGCACTGGGCGAGGCCATCGGCGGCTGGATCCAGGGGCTGATGCCGGGCTTCGCCTATGCCGGTGCCGTTGGCAAGGCGCTGGCGGTCACCTTCATCACCTTCATCACGCTGATCTTCGGCGAACTGGTACCCAAGCGCCTGGCCCTGACCCGTTCAGAGGACATCGCCGGACTGGTGGCGCTGCCGATGAGCTGGCTGGCCAAGCTGGCCTTCCCCTTCGTCTGGCTGCTGTCAAAGACCACCCAGCTGGTACTGCGCCTGTTCGGCCTGGGCAAGGACGAGGTCGCGTCGGTCACCGAAGAAGAGATCCGCATGCTGGTGGCCGAGAGCCACGAGGCCGGCGTGATCGACAGCCACGAACGCGACATGATGAACCGCGTGATGCGCCTGGGCGACCGTACCGCCGACAGCCTGATGACCCCGCGCAACCGGATCGCCTGGCTGGACACACTGGGTGGCCTGGACAAGAACCTGGAGATCATGGCCGAGCACGAGTTCTCGCGGTACCCGGTGTACCGCGACAACGACATGGACGTGGTCGGCGTGCTTGAGCTGAAATCGCTGGCCACGCGCATGGCGCGCGGCGACAACGCGCTGTTCCAGACCCTGCGCGAGCCGCTGTACGTCTCTGAATCCACCCATGCGATGAAGCTGCTGGAGATCTTCCGCGAAGAACAGCAGTCGATGGCGCTGGTGGTGGACGAGTACGGCGAGATCCAGGGCCTGGTGACCATCAGTGACCTGATGGGCGCAGTGGTCGGCCGCCTGCAGGCGACGGAGAATGCCGACGAAGACGCGCTGGTGGTGACCCGTGAAGACGGTTCGCTGCTGGTGGACGGCTCGCTGCCGATCGAGGATCTGCGCGAGCTGATCGGCAGCAACGACCTGCCCGACGCCGAGGATGGCGATTACTACACCCTGGCCGGCATGTGCATCCACTTCTTCGGCCGCATCCCGCACGCGGGCGAGTACTTCGACTGGGCCGGCTGGCGCTTCGAGGTGGTCGATCTGGACGGTGCGCGCGTGGACAAGCTGCTGCTTCGCACCCTGTCCGACGAGCAGGCCGATGAGCTCACCGCCTGA
- a CDS encoding DUF47 domain-containing protein, with translation MFSLQTIFGSGKQFYTLLDEAAVAASDAAKALHSMLRDADRQPALDAFKLARLRERAASDKISQALVDSFMTPIEREDIEALGSALYKIPKQIEKFADRYSLATTHLEHIDFAPRAAMLEQAAGVVVEMVADLRHMNLDRMTALNERLRSLENEADRLMLELYRDIYSGRLDNLQMFLLKEFFEILEKAIDRCREAGVVAYQIVLKNS, from the coding sequence ATGTTCTCTCTGCAGACCATTTTCGGTTCCGGCAAACAGTTCTACACCCTGCTTGATGAGGCTGCCGTCGCGGCTTCCGATGCCGCCAAGGCACTGCATTCGATGCTGCGCGACGCCGATCGCCAGCCCGCCCTGGATGCCTTCAAGCTGGCCCGACTGCGCGAACGCGCGGCCTCGGACAAGATCAGCCAGGCGCTGGTGGACAGCTTCATGACCCCGATCGAGCGCGAAGACATCGAAGCGCTGGGCTCGGCCCTGTACAAGATTCCCAAGCAGATCGAGAAGTTCGCCGATCGCTATTCGCTGGCCACGACCCACCTGGAGCACATCGACTTCGCGCCCCGCGCGGCGATGCTCGAGCAGGCCGCTGGCGTGGTGGTGGAGATGGTCGCCGACCTGCGCCACATGAACCTGGACCGGATGACCGCGCTCAACGAGCGCCTGCGTTCGCTGGAAAACGAGGCCGACCGCCTGATGCTCGAGCTGTACCGCGACATCTACTCCGGTCGCTTGGACAACCTGCAGATGTTCCTGCTGAAGGAATTCTTCGAGATCCTGGAAAAGGCCATCGACCGCTGCCGCGAAGCCGGCGTGGTGGCCTACCAGATCGTGTTGAAGAACAGCTGA
- a CDS encoding inorganic phosphate transporter yields MLTLVLVVILAALVFEFINGFHDTANSIATVVATKVLSPGWAVMLAAFMNLLGALTGTAVALTIASGLLNTNVVDVTPQVILCALLGGIIWNLITWWKGLPSSSSHALIGGLCGAGLAAAHNNWDALIWSERFGSWAQNKGLLWKVFVPMITSPIAGFLLGIVVMVLLWALIAGLAKIGGAIGRLARPRIVNAFFGKAQIASAAYMGFAHGHNDAQKTMGIIAMTLIGAEATGALNDLPSWLAFMHPDAHAGDGIAMWIVLTCAVVMAAGTASGGWKIIKTLGHKMVKLHPIHGFAAETSSATVLTVAAHFGMPVSTTHSISTAIMGVGFAKNPRSLRLGVIERIVWAWILTIPAAGGCAYLILKLFELFGWA; encoded by the coding sequence ATGCTGACCCTCGTTCTGGTGGTGATCCTGGCCGCGCTCGTTTTCGAGTTCATCAACGGCTTCCACGACACCGCCAACTCCATCGCCACCGTGGTGGCGACCAAGGTGCTCTCGCCCGGTTGGGCGGTGATGCTCGCCGCGTTCATGAACCTGCTGGGTGCGCTGACCGGCACCGCCGTGGCCCTGACCATCGCGTCGGGCCTGCTCAACACCAACGTGGTCGATGTGACCCCGCAGGTGATCCTGTGCGCGCTGCTCGGCGGCATCATCTGGAACCTGATCACGTGGTGGAAGGGCCTGCCGTCCTCGTCCTCGCACGCGCTGATCGGCGGCCTGTGTGGTGCCGGCCTGGCCGCAGCCCACAACAACTGGGATGCGCTGATCTGGTCGGAACGCTTCGGCAGCTGGGCGCAGAACAAGGGCCTGCTGTGGAAGGTGTTCGTGCCGATGATCACCTCGCCGATTGCCGGCTTCCTGCTCGGCATCGTGGTGATGGTGCTGCTGTGGGCGCTGATCGCCGGCCTGGCCAAGATCGGCGGCGCGATCGGCCGACTGGCGCGCCCGCGCATCGTCAATGCGTTCTTCGGCAAGGCGCAGATCGCCTCGGCGGCCTACATGGGCTTCGCCCACGGCCACAACGATGCGCAGAAGACCATGGGCATCATCGCGATGACCCTGATCGGGGCCGAAGCGACCGGTGCGTTGAACGACCTGCCGTCGTGGCTGGCCTTCATGCATCCGGACGCGCACGCCGGTGATGGCATCGCCATGTGGATCGTGCTGACCTGCGCCGTGGTGATGGCCGCCGGTACCGCCTCGGGCGGCTGGAAGATCATCAAGACCCTGGGCCACAAGATGGTCAAGCTGCATCCGATCCACGGTTTCGCCGCGGAAACCAGCTCGGCCACCGTGCTGACCGTGGCTGCCCACTTCGGCATGCCGGTGTCGACCACCCACAGTATCTCGACCGCGATCATGGGCGTCGGCTTCGCCAAGAACCCGCGTTCGCTGCGCCTGGGCGTGATCGAGCGCATCGTCTGGGCCTGGATCCTGACCATCCCGGCGGCAGGCGGCTGCGCCTACCTGATCCTGAAGCTGTTCGAGCTGTTCGGCTGGGCCTGA